In one Diabrotica virgifera virgifera chromosome 7, PGI_DIABVI_V3a genomic region, the following are encoded:
- the LOC126888416 gene encoding uncharacterized protein LOC126888416 isoform X1, whose protein sequence is MCAFKAEHLLVDELDYELKIRDIMPEESTTVDKKRNLLRGALKQEAGNRSFLQISAVSLPFEEQQKGITETLDSLSKKIEKFRGTVKDTEYARLTSRLGHISARVHLLHCPSEEQEPFKRSVSLKILTLEGELDSRVNPIATSTPNASVNVPSFTYSKPVQVHKWGISFSGEKQHTDVMSFLERVECLRISRGVSEEDLFAASAELFTGTAFTWFMNNRGNFSCWSDLIKKLKSDFLPYSFQDDLLDQIKNHKQKPGESVTMFINTILGMCSRLDTPLSDLAKIKIILKCLLPFYHQQLALMDIQNIDDLTIKCKRLEETLSWSSQPPSTSRSSSNSSSQPTSFRQRSWLNKGHEHNVSVVSSLVCWNCDQPGHPFYNCGIPQNRIFCHGCGRENTLKRNCSKCSGNDTSEVRPLNVSPSNIQSGNQTPSSNETAGPSTSSNPNPSSRKGKGVSFKKAAHTTKQN, encoded by the coding sequence atgtgtgcttttaaagctgaacatcttctggtggatgaattggattatgaattaaagattcgggacataatgccagaggagtcgacaactgtcgataaaaaacgcaatcttttgagaggtgctttgaaacaagaagctggcaatagaagttttctccaaatttcagctgtatcccttccttttgaggaacaacaaaaaggaatcactgaaacattggacagcttgtctaaaaaaatcgaaaagtttaggggaactgtaaaggatacagagtatgcgcgattaacatctcgtctaggccatatttctgcccgtgtacacttgctacactgtccttctgaagaacaggaaccgttcaagaggtctgtttctcttaaaatattaacactagagggtgaacttgattctagagttaaccccattgctacctctactcctaatgcttcagtcaatgtacctagctttacgtactccaaacctgttcaagtacacaaatggggtatttcattttcaggtgaaaaacagcacactgatgtgatgtcatttttagaaagggttgaatgtcttcgaatatctagaggtgtttctgaagaggatttgtttgctgcttctgctgagttgttcaccgggaccgcttttacatggtttatgaataacaggggtaatttttcttgttggtctgatctgattaaaaagttgaagtcggattttcttccgtattcattccaggatgatttattagatcaaattaagaatcataagcagaaacctggggaatctgttactatgtttattaatactatattaggtatgtgtagtcgtttagacactcctttgtcagatttagctaaaattaaaatcatccttaaatgtctattgcccttttatcatcaacaattagctcttatggacattcagaacattgatgaccttactataaaatgcaaacgtttggaggaaacgttatcctggtcttctcaacctccatccacatctcgatcctcttctaactcttcttctcagccaacttcctttaggcaacgttcttggctaaataagggtcatgaacataatgtttcggttgttagttctcttgtctgctggaattgtgatcagcctggtcacccattttacaattgtgggattcctcaaaatcgtattttctgccatggttgtggccgagagaacacccttaaaagaaactgttctaagtgttcgggaaacgacacgtcggaggtccgtcccctgaacgtttctccgtccaacatccaatcagggaatcaaaccccatcgtcaaacgaaactgctggaccaagcacatccagcaacccaaacccatcttcacgaaaagggaaaggggtgtcgttcaagaaagcagcacacaccacaaaacaaaattaa